The following is a genomic window from Takifugu rubripes chromosome 13, fTakRub1.2, whole genome shotgun sequence.
GAAATACGGCGTCACTGAGCAGCGATAAGAATGCATTGGGGAGTTTGTGGATCACGAAGTGAAACATCAGGACCCTTAACCCTTGTAtaatattgttgttactcagccagcgtttggGGGGTttgatggacccgttgcattttgtggcttttaatgcctcacaatcaaacacttttatgttaagatagtgaacagatgtttaccttatcccaattacaagcagtataaacaataaatatggttaatatttgccctttacctttgttaggtcacatttctaacttattatttaaaacataataaagaaaatcaattaaaatcaagatgagTGATGAGTGTATGATGAGTgtaaacaaatttacaagtgaagcaaggtttttccaaactactgacttttatttctttgaacttgaaatttaacccattcaggtgcacaacacaagctgaacacatgaacacagaGTAAATATATCAGTCAAGACAACACATCAGCCCCATTGAACACATATCCTTTTAGCCACTAGCCCAgaggtggccaaccagtcacaGCCTAAGAGCcatattttttactgtgttaccgcaaagagccacatcatacacatgggcacacatgaacatcacctcatcccttcctcacacacacagacctctgcttagccagattgtcacacaccaacatgataatgacagaatttgacttctacagaccacaggccagtcattttcaacaatgaacattgtgtgcactgtctcacacacacaaactctcaattcaactaagtccacaaacaaaaatataataatatactatgcatgttgcttagtgggacttctggcattccttgctttgaacaatcctcttcaaatctggcttgtattcaattatttcacatgggtgtcagtcagaacagatcgatgctttggtttcacgtgtttcagggtagaaaacacagactcgcagacgtatgttgaccaaatattgacagtatctaaagcgcagcccgtttgacattggggtatttttccattggcacacttttccagaagtcaatggccccttcccttgaagcaggtttcagttggtgctcctcacaaagattgatcctctccaactcagctgcagcctcacctgtgatgAGCGGGGCTTTCCAACAGTgcggctccacattaaaaggggcagcgaggaatgcaatctgtggccttttcagttgtagatcgcgGAAAcgagtcacgaagctttcgtgcaggttttctcgtttggctgtgcattttttcctgccattttgaaggcgaacttgacactaattgtttactcaaaagatcttgtcccgactgagaaactttgcggtattttcatctaatgcgcatgcgcttttggcgaaagtaccgtattAAACTCAAGCGAAgtgaacacgcacattaaaaaaacacaaacccaaactttgatgtgaacgttagagccgcatgaaaccaggcaaagagccgcatgcggcctGCACTAGCCTATACAACACATGAGGGGCAGagctttattgtgtgtgtgtgttgcagatatACTTTTAGCACTTGATGCATGTATATTGTGTTTTCCTGTCCATCTTGGGTCCGCACACTTCGCACCGCTTCttcttgttgctgctgttcaCAACCTAGAATAATGAAAAGGTCAGGAATTTTACtaacacctctctctctctctcacaagaCATGAGTGCCAGACATGTACTGCAACAGCATCACACATTTACTTCAGGCTCTGCAGATTGTGGTTCTATAGGTTGGGTGGACAGGGCACCAGCATTCTCCTTCTGAATCCTCCTCACCATGGCCGCAGAGGCTGGGGTTCTGGGgatatgttttcttctctcaATTTGTGGTCTCACCAATGCCTTTCCCAGATCCACAAGAACGAGCCgtcttttctggagcttcactcGTTTCCACTCTGGGTTCAATGCCATCCAAATGACAAAGGCATTGTACGCTGAGATGTCCAACATGTCAAAGAATATCACCAGGGGCCAGCGTAGAGTCCTCCATTTGCAGCTGTAGGCCGTCACCAGCTTGTCCATGTTGTCTACCCCTCCTTTTGTGGCATTATAATCCATGATGATCTCTGGTTTGTGATGTTCCTGGTCACACATTCTTCCATCCCCCTGCAGTGTACTCATGAGTACCACATTCTTGCCTTTCTTTGGCACGTAGGATACCAGGGATGTGTCAGCCGTGTATGCAAACTGGGATGACTTGACAGGCCTGTTCTTTGAAGTCAGCAGTTGAGGTGGGAGCTCTGACCTGTTTTTCCTTATTGTTCCCACAATGGTCAGCTTCCTCTTCAGGAGCTCCTGTCCCAGTTTGTGCGAGGTAAAAAAAATTGTCGCATGTGATGTTGTGTCCACTGAGTCCCTGAGACATGTCGAGGACAACTCTCATTCCTTGGTTTTTCTCGGGGGCTCCTCCATCAGGTTTCCCTGTGTAGACTTGTAAGTTCCAAGCATATGAGGAAGTGGCATCACAGGCAGCCCAGATCTTTATACCATTCTTTGCAGGTTTAGATGGTATATACTGCCGAAAGGGGCAGCGGCCCCTAAATGGCATCAGCTGTTCATCAATGGTGACATTTGGCCCAGGGTTGTACAGCAGGGGGAGGCGGCGCACCCACTTGTCCCACACTGTCCTGATGACACCTAGTTTGTCTCTCTGCCATCGAGCTGGTCTGTCATCTCGGTTGTCAAAGCGGATAATCCTGGAAATGATGTGAAAGTTTTCCAGAGACATTGTTGCACGGAAAATTTCTCTGCCAGTTTCTGCATCCCACAGGGATTCTGCGGATTATCCTTTGGACCTGAAAACTCCAGCAAGGATGAGAACTCCGAAGTAAGCATGTAATTGGGTTTGGTCCATttccttccacctctctccaaaAACACGTCTTCCTTCTAAATTAGTGCAGTCAAGAATAATTTCCTGGATGGAATCTGGGATGAAAAGCTCAAAAGAAGACTTGATGTCCTGTGTGTGAGTAACTGCCATCCGTGTTGCTCCTGGTTGCATCCTTATCACATTGGCAGCCTTGCGGGGTGGCTCTTTTCTTGGGCGAGAAGACCATTCAATTTCAGAATTTTTTGACATCTCACTTGCTCCATGCTGACTGGCTTGTTCTGGGCCTCGggctggctgctgactgctTGGTCCTGGGGTTGGCTGTTGATGGCTTGGTCCTGGGGCTGGTTGCTGATGGCTTGGTCCTGGGGCTGGCTGTTGACGGCTTGGTCCTGGGGCTGGCTGTTGACGGCTTGGTCCTGGGGCTGGTTGCTGATGGCTTTGTCCTGGGGTTGGCTGTTGACGGCTTGGTCCTGGGGCTGGCTGTTGACGGCTTGGTCCTGGGGCTGGTTACTGACGGCTTGGTCCTGGGGCTGGTTGCTGACGGCTTGGTCCTGGGGATGGCCGCTGACGGCCTGGTCCTGTGGCTCGTCTATGTTTTGGAACTGGCTGATGCTCaatctcatcatcttcttcagagTCACTGTCAGAATCTGAATTTTCAGAAATGTGATCCTCAAATTCTGAAACCTCTTCTTCTGAATCCTCTCCCTCTACATCATCATCAAAAACTTCTCTATCTTCCAAAATCAATTCCAGGGCCCTCTGCGCAGAGTAGCTTTTGGCCAACTTCACCGGTTGTGATAAGAAACCACACTGGCAAAGCCTTTGTGTTTCTGCACCTGCGGTTCCCAGACAATGTTGCAACATTGTTTGTCAACACTGTCTGCTCTCATTTTCTCGCACATTTGACCCTCTGATGTTCTGTGTACCTAcactctgtcctcctcctgtctaggcctgctgtctgtgtgtgtgtgtgtgtgcgtgtgtgggtacatatgtgtgtgtggtacacAGAACATCAATTTCCACACTTCTATTTGCCCCGGGTCCAGTGGACCCAAAAATCTCATCTGTAAAAGAAATGTGTAGGGGGGGGGTGTATGGTGTGTGGTcattaaatatatattctgatatatgttcttcacagaaaatgagccaaagtcagtgagtctcagtttgaaaaattaattaattttatcattttttcttttaataaaaagtgaaaacaggtcccacagacccgaacaccacacaagggttaaataCCTTCACATGTTGACTTTCCACCTTGCTGAAACCCACCTTCTCCTTGACTTGTCCCTCATGTTTCTAATCTGTGctcttattctctccatctgacttaaccagcagtttcacacaGCTATGGTTTGACCCTGCTAGTGAGACACGTGCTAATaacattcccagtgttcccaggtcTCAGTTTCTGGAATACAGATGTtgtgaatttcttctggtggtggtcgagaggtgctgatgagaaaggaatcttcATAGACACCATAGACACACAGGACTTTGGGACAACTgtcctgaagagaattgtgtttgcttttttctatatgtttctgttttctgttatagttagtttagaagtAAGGGATAGTATAATCTTTAGCAAGagtaaagataagcagtcagttgacccttccttgacatgattgttgtttagatagttgtaatcagcaggagacagtcagacgggaagtgttaaacccccagCGTAAAacttgacagcatagtttactggtgttgatatgttcctctgcaagaagctgAACTTTcacctggccatttgggaaacaacggaaaacaaggactgtgtcagcattCAATGTAAcgggaagaagatgaggtcatccaagaagaaggactggattggactgaattagcatcaatgatttacatatgtgtttctataaaagactgggtcaagggatagttaggttgtcagacttcatgccctggcatttgactttgttattgtagggttatgaactggcccggagctctgtaatatctgtatcttgaattggttctatttgctcaatacattttgaaattggtatttttcttcttgaagtcttcattcaaagaacacgcggattagcagtgacacatgtgaggtattgcgatccaacaccgCGGCTATTAAAACCataacatcatttcctggccaTAACACCAACACATTCCTCGTGCCAGCACGCTCAGTTgccaatcctgtacataacacTAGTGTACAGACCGAAAAagataaattcagaatcagctgtcctttttagctgaaatgatCAGTGCAATAAAtctcatggcctgtctctcctccagagccactacttcagtctttcacaaaacaaaaaaaaaggtcaaattgaaaaatttCGAAGAAGTATTccaaaacatcaacacaaaaatgtacacccacactaattatctttacagtgtgtctaaattactcccccaaaagcttaattgaaCTAACCAGAACCCCAATATGTGAAAAAATCTTCACTTTACTTGCCGGCTTGGAGCGGGAGTTGGtccgaggaagcagatggagaagaagacagccacaaccgatcctgttTGTGACGCCAGCTTTGTggtgaatttcttctggtggtggtggagaggtgctgatgagaagggaatcttcgtagacaccgacttggttatcatatgtttattggagagaacagtcaggtatctatcggacactgcagttcgcccaggggaggtttcgtggtcctgttggtgaaGAACTCTGAAGTGCTTACATCGATAGCTCCtatttatacagtcaagtaaacacattcaggcttcagatactacccTGCTGATAAACAGTAATTCAGATCAAGCCAGATTAATGATTCatcatcaagatcaacaggttgtagatatatatGCTGTAACAAATTGTGgggcttgttgttttttgttctttaataaaagtattgattggaataaagccctcagaaagtgtctcaatgactcaatgatgactgaggaagttgtctttatccactgatttaaagctctcttttgttctctctaattCGCTCTggtttacacacatacattttagatTCTGATTATTCTAGCACATCCTGCGGAACTCTGAAATTGTTGAAAAATCTGTTCTTgacaaaatcttgtttttcccttttggtaCCTAAAATACTGTAGAAATATTTTGACTGGGTGACATTTATCATCATGATTactcatcctgattattttattatccctgttttaaaaaatattcttgTAATCTTGTAATTCATGAATAATATCAGGAGCCATTTGgttagataaataaatgtgcggtcatcaagcaatattctcttccaggttacctgaacaagaccaacagttttataatatttttatttcaatacaccattaatcacaacacaatatgtgaaatttgcttttagataataatttttcaagttctgatagaatcaattctgaataaatgtctttttttaatcacgcttactttttgctctcacacatctagaacacaagcatcgtgctagagcagcaaaggtcatgaaaatgagcagcgtgattccagctaagaagagcatcacgtctacagagtgataggaataccagggcagcctgtaggactcagtcctcaggtgagctgcacctttgtgtctcatgacaaactctatccagaagagggtgCTGTCTATCGGcttcatcggcgcgtctctgtgcagtctggaaagcctctgcatgttcatcctgtaggagggatcgtttaaaacttcctgaataccttgaaagaagatctcttcagtcatagtaaaaaaaatccaggaccTTCCCTGCACCCCTCACTTCAAGTCTATGCACATTATCAGGTTGATCAAAAATCAGAGGAAGTTCAATGATGGGAACTCCGTGATAGAGAGCTTCCTGAACCCCGTTCGTTCCtccatgagccacaaacagctttgttttgggatgtcctaagagatTATTCTGAcgcatccagtccaccagtaaagtgttgttgcccagagttgctggtttggcacccttgtatctccagatgaccttctgaggcattttagcaaaagctgcagcgaccttatcagccagatcctgaggaagctcagcaatgaaagtccccagagacataATGATGACTCCatgttctcctgaactctgcacaaactcttccaggtgttcaggtaaaggcttggcgggtttacactggaaccctcccaTATAGACGATattaggcatggtgggacggggatactcaaacacaaagtccactctcatcagccagaGATCAGCCGCTTGAaaaataccagggcagcctgtaggactcagtcctcaggtgagctgcacctttgtgtctcatgacaaactctatccaaaagagggcgctgtccatccgcttcatcggcgcgtctctgtgcaggcaACCCGAGGTGGGGAGCCAGCAGGACCCCTCCTCCGTCAGCAGGATCTGTCACAACTAGGTCAAATTTGGAAGCTTGGAAGGATTCCATCAACTCTTTACTCTCAAAAGTGTATAATCGCTTCACATGTTTTCCTGTGCAATTCATAGAAGCTGTATTTCAATCTTGACAACTTGTTATGCTGAAATGTGTCGTTTTCCCTGACAGCAACGTTGAGtgtgatggtctagtaatgtagagatgtttggctgatgtaccagctgtccacagcctggatcaccatcaccttgtgcagctcctcaaccaggaccctcatgttcacccagtggaTTCCTACGTGTGGAAAACCAAAACGTTACCACCGAGTATTGTTGAAATTATGGCAGTGGGAAGGCAGATTACggttgcaaagagcaaaaaTTTTTCTGAAATCTTCCAtgcagaaattcaaataaagcaaaaactagAACTTATTCCAGGAAAGACTGTGCAGAAGTGAAGCAATAAAGAGAGGTGGTTGAAACAGGGTTTCAGGGATTAAACTTTCTGTAGTCTCTCCACTTTTGTTTGACTGTTCTCACATGTACACAGCAcatggagcctctcccagcaaATAACACACTGGTGACACTGGAGAATAACTAGAAGTGGGAGATTCTGATGATATTCAAGTTGGAGACATTATTTTCCTTGTATTGCCATAAAGACTGACTGGGCAGAAATGATTCACCCCTGATGTTCAAGAGAGATG
Proteins encoded in this region:
- the LOC115252198 gene encoding piggyBac transposable element-derived protein 4-like encodes the protein MSLENFHIISRIIRFDNRDDRPARWQRDKLGVIRTVWDKWVRRLPLLYNPGPNVTIDEQLMPFRGRCPFRQYIPSKPAKNGIKIWAACDATSSYAWNLQVYTGKPDGGAPEKNQGMRVVLDMSQGLSGHNITCDNFFYLAQTGTGAPEEEADHCGNNKEKQVRAPTSTADFKEQACQVIPVCIHG